TATGTCAAACGATTATCTGTTTTAGCTTCGGCGGgtcttttgtctttttctttcaAATTATTTTCGGCATAAAGCTATTTCATTGCTATAAATTACTTAGCTCAATATTGATAGCAAAATTCAGTAGATTCGGAATATCggcatttttcataaaaatatcaagGCAGATTTTTTCTTCTTTGATAAATTAGCACAATTatgcaaatttaaatacaagttAACAATTTGGAAATATTGAATCTCGTCTGAATAATTggtttataaaaatggtaagcTAGTTTTAAGAGACTAATTTTTAATGCTAAGCGGTACAATATGCTTGCGTGAAATCTACCAAACTATTTGTTATGAAGAGTATTTCATGGATTGTTAACATGTTTTGCGACGTAAAATGTATATTGTCAACAGGAAACCCTACAAATCAACCGCTATCCTATATTTCGTTgagaatttatgtttatatagaaATAGAGCATATTTTTCATATAGCAATACACCtgaatattctatatttttcaaatgtcTAATTTAGTGTCCTTGGTAAAATTTGGAATATggaatttatgataataaaagcTGCAAGGATGAATGTAAACCACATGATACTGGCAAATGTTTTTGGCACCTACATAATTGTATCtattttgattatattgatTGAGCAAAAATAGTATTTAGGACACTGAATGTAGGTGAAACATGTtttcattttacaaattttttcttaaaactttCTTTAGTTACCGATCAATTTAAGATTGTATTAAACTTATACTGAAATATAagttggaataaatattttattaccagtCAAAAATATgcttatcatattatattatagatgttaCAGCATTTTTTAACATACACGAGGCTTTTTTGTTAAGGCTCCAAAATCCTGTAATGATGTTTGCTatgcttttttatttactgGGAGCCTGGAATTCCCCTTAGTGACTGCAGGGGCTTGGTAGAAAGTTGAGAGGGATATCTGGGGAAAGGAAGTGTTGGGAAGGAATAGGAACCCTCTTAGGTTGGTTccaggggagaaggccaggatgTTTACAAACCCTCATAAacctcaatgtgtagttacaaccatgaggtatgcACACTGAACTGTGCCAAGGGCTGTGGCAAATGTCGCCCTGTGCATGGGCATATATTCGGTGTGAAGAATGAGCACCAAAAATTGTTTGGGGGGTACTATGCACAACGGTATCATGTATGATTTGTGTACTTGTGTACTGGAACTAGTTATAAGCTGCTACCTCTAATGCTGGGCATGTCCACAAAAACCtatctaaattaatataaagaggaaaagtttgtgagtttgtttgtgaTGACTAATCTTTGAAATTGTTGAATGAATTTTGAAGATTCCTTCACTTATAAGAAGCCAAAATATTGCTGAAGGCTATAGGCAAGGCAAGGCTGAAGGCTATTTCTGGGAGTATATTAAacctggaaaaactttttcatgtaGATAGAGCTGCAggcaatgtaatatatttttatagtatcatAGCATCTGCATGTTTTACACTAATAGATATCCCATTGTTTAATTCCCAATGCTTTTGGTTTAAGCCTACACTATGTATGTCATACAAGCTTCATTTACATGGTATATTATGATCATATACAAAGTTTCTTTGTTAGGCATCACCATCTGGAGCTGGTGGCACCGGGAGTGACTGTGAGGGAGAAGAACAGGAGGACCCTTCCTCATCCTCCCATCCGCAGGAAGTTGCGGAAGTGACAGAAGCTCTTCAGAAATTGAATGTACAGGAGAGCTTGCCGGTTAGTATCTAGCTGTTCATGTAAATGTTACATACTCTTTTCATAACATATAATTGAGACTGGTCGTAACAATATAGACGGGACCACCTAACCTAGATGCTGTATCTAATAGTCATTATGAACAAtacttgttttatatgtatgtaccttGCTATTTAGTTGCTATAACCGATTCCTACTGTAGTATAAAACTGAATTATTTCATTGAAActacaattacaattttttttaaaaactactcCGTTACATACAAGATTCTTAATAGTAAATTACAATTTAGTCTGAATGACCAATGAGTGGTGTAATGATAACTTTATTTTGGATGTGCTGTGTTTATCTTAAGTAATGGTTTACTTCTCAGAGCCTATATCACCAAATGACGTAATATTAGAGTTTAAACTGTAAGTCTATTGGAatgttactatttaaaaaatctatttggctttaaaatctttttttatagtatCTAGTAGCATATATATATAACATGTATGTTTGTTCTCAGAATAATAATGACGTGGATGAGCTGTCAGCATTCAGGCAGCAGTGGCAGAGGGAGCTGGAGGCCACGCCCACAAGACAGAAGCCTTCCAAGCCCAAGGAGGAGGCTCCAGAGCCAGTCACAGATGAGGAGAaggtaaaatgttttatagcttTCAGATAGggtttatttattgcatatataAATGCCAagtaattgatttaatatttgttgaatTATATGTACGAAAATGTACAATTGTGTGCTCACAACACTTGACATACCAGATAGCTCACCAGAGTCGAAACAGGATATGCCGCAGTCCTACCTAACTTTAATGTATTATGGATAGGCCAAGCAGTTGTTCCTTTGTGGCGTGGAGCTGGAACGTGGCGGCAAATTGTATGAGGCCATTCAGCACTACAAACGTGCCATGCAGATACTGCCCGACGTCGAGACACGGCTCTACGAGAGCTCTGAGATCAGACCGGACACGCCTGAAGGTATTATTGTAGCAAGTAGTCTAACTCCAATCCATGTATGTAGTTGTAAAGTGTGAACGCAAACGAAATAAATCTGGGATTTAACAAACAGAGGTAGAAATAGTGATAGCAGATTTGactatgaaattaaatgtaattcgTATATTTGGCCAAGGTATTTcatttgtagaatttttatttgtaaagcaAAGAACctattcttttgttttctataacCAAGGAAACATACAACTCCTTTAGTGTTTTGCGTATGCGTAGCAAACGCGATGTTCAACGTGCTTGAAATGTAATCTGCAGAGGAATCGGAGCCGGAGTACGAGCCGCGCGAGGAGAACCTGCACCCCAGTGACGATGAAGACGCGGTGGAGGGCGAGGACTTGCTGGAGCGGCTGCAGCGCATCCTCGCCAAGCGGGGCGTGCTGTGTGAACCACAAGTGCCTACTGATGTGCGTATTactttataacaaacataagATATTTGGAGTTACTCAAATAGTGAGCGTTAGCaattaaaatgcaatatttatgttgtaattttaaaatttaagtagatattgtaatactTTTCGGGCGATCAATACGTCAGTCTCCCCAATGACATCAAGAGTGCAGATTCTTCGAgatgttgggagaaaattacactataaaatccgaaaaatagttctatttcaaaATGTTGACATATTCATACGCCAAAACCTGGACTAGTAACTACTGTGGCGTCTCCAGAGATGTGTGTAAGTGGTGTTCATTGAAGGCATTTGTCCGTCCAGGGTGCTCACATATCGTGGCTGCCGTACGAGGTGCTGCTGGTGGTGGCGCGGTGGGTGGTGAGCGCGGAGCTGGACGCGGCGGCGCTGGAGCGCATGGCGGGCGTGTGCCGCGGCCTGTACGTGCTGGCGCGGGAGCCCGACATATGGCGCTCGCTCTGTGTCAGGTACACTACGGGGCTCGGGGCACTATACGTCAACAGTGATATTATTCaactttattgttttgaatgacgaaacgagcttgccgttcgcctgatgttaagcgatacgactgcccataaacagtaaaagcACTACCCATcaccttgatttacaaagtattgtttggtatttattctactgcgctcgccatcctgagacatgagattttaagtctcataatgtccagtagtacACTGGAAAATAATAGTAGTTActcattgctgcttggcggtatctacccaggcggatcctcacatatgagggacctaccaccagtacagtATAACTCTGCATACAGGACGTGGGGCATCGACTGCGGCACGCCGCGTGCGGGCGGGTTCGGCTCGTGGCGGCAGATGTTCGTGGAGCGTCCGCGCCTGCGCCTCAACGGCTGCTACATCAGTAAGACCACGTACCTGCGCCACGGCGAGAACTCCTTCCAGGACCAGTTCTACAGGCCCTGGTACCTTATCGACTACTATCGCTACCTCAGGTAatgtttgcaatatttttgaTTTCCTTTCACTATTTACATGTGTATATTATTGAGGTCTATGGTAGTACCATGTtgaaattttagtattttatacagATGTATTCTTCATTAGGTTATCATTGTGTATCGATAATTAATGTGTAACGTATTCTGTAGGTTCTTCCCCGAGGGCATGGTGTTGATGTGGACGACTGCGGAGGAGCCCGGCGCGTCCGTGGCGCATCTGCGGCATCGGCAGGTGAAGCCCGGCCTCGGCATCATGTCGGGACACTACAGGCTTATTGGGGATAAGGTTAGTGCGGGAGTGGGATAGAACGATTTAAATTCGAATTCTTTGGGTTGGAACTCTGACGATAAAATTTTAGCACATGACCAAATGCTCAAGCTTTTGTAGGGATCGAgtgttataaaaaacatatctttTAAGTTAAATTTCATTATGATCATACACCACTAGACGTAGCTTTGACGTTAATGAGCAACCCTGAGGCTCTGCGACGGCACATCTTAATCATTTTAGGGGTTAGAGATAAGtggaattaataatatatttcttactttCCGCCACTACATAACAATCATGTCACAGGTAGTGATAGTGATCAAGAAGTCAAACAGCGAGAAGAAGTCGTCGCAGCCGTCCACCACGCGGTTCCGCGCGCGACGCAAGGAGCCCGACCAGCCCGACCAGACCTTCCATTTGGTCAGTATGATATACATAATACAGTACAGTTAGTTAAAGTACCTACAATATGCATTCGCGTTTTATTTATGGGGTTGTAGATATTACTAGGAGTGAGTGCGTTGGT
This genomic stretch from Manduca sexta isolate Smith_Timp_Sample1 chromosome 21, JHU_Msex_v1.0, whole genome shotgun sequence harbors:
- the LOC115447340 gene encoding F-box only protein 9, yielding MASPSGAGGTGSDCEGEEQEDPSSSSHPQEVAEVTEALQKLNVQESLPNNNDVDELSAFRQQWQRELEATPTRQKPSKPKEEAPEPVTDEEKAKQLFLCGVELERGGKLYEAIQHYKRAMQILPDVETRLYESSEIRPDTPEEESEPEYEPREENLHPSDDEDAVEGEDLLERLQRILAKRGVLCEPQVPTDGAHISWLPYEVLLVVARWVVSAELDAAALERMAGVCRGLYVLAREPDIWRSLCVRTWGIDCGTPRAGGFGSWRQMFVERPRLRLNGCYISKTTYLRHGENSFQDQFYRPWYLIDYYRYLRFFPEGMVLMWTTAEEPGASVAHLRHRQVKPGLGIMSGHYRLIGDKVVIVIKKSNSEKKSSQPSTTRFRARRKEPDQPDQTFHLELELRSSRCRRNWSLQWERYAVSSRRDHWTTFDLSPAKFPPFAFSRVRSYTAETSAPLLPTHAYT